From the genome of Sphingobacterium kitahiroshimense, one region includes:
- a CDS encoding GNAT family N-acetyltransferase: MNDKSVGTKVKDISHHMLLNNVLLKYIDITDTINIHKLRTDPEVNKFMKRDLNQSLEEIQLFIKKRMDTTHYFTINMRDTQQFAGTITIWRINIEKKSAELGYALLPEFQGQGLMSSAIQLVLNYAISTLKLNHIEAKTVRNNIKSRQLLEKNGFILLPDVIDENNSDNVIYTYSMKQN; encoded by the coding sequence ATGAATGACAAAAGTGTAGGGACAAAAGTTAAGGATATCAGTCATCACATGCTATTGAACAATGTCTTATTGAAATATATAGACATTACTGATACGATCAATATCCATAAACTACGCACAGACCCCGAGGTCAATAAATTTATGAAACGAGATCTAAACCAATCCCTCGAAGAGATTCAATTATTTATCAAAAAGCGGATGGATACAACTCATTATTTTACGATCAACATGAGAGATACTCAACAATTTGCAGGTACAATTACAATATGGAGGATCAATATTGAAAAAAAATCCGCAGAGCTGGGCTATGCACTGCTACCTGAATTTCAAGGCCAAGGTTTGATGAGTAGCGCAATACAGCTGGTCCTAAACTATGCTATTTCTACTTTAAAGCTCAACCATATCGAGGCAAAGACAGTTCGAAATAATATAAAGTCCCGTCAACTCCTAGAAAAGAATGGGTTTATCCTATTGCCTGATGTGATTGATGAAAATAACTCGGACAATGTGATTTATACATATAGCATGAAGCAAAACTGA
- a CDS encoding AraC family transcriptional regulator — MGKKNIAFFEQEHFNKIKEYRFTPDPFLQEYVKEFMIVETPDLVNLETLPSTSVSLNYILNGAVTLKQKNQEVIDLPKAFAFGIARTSLHFEFSKCTTLFVIIFNPGMASALINTPINEFFETFIPFDNFFNRHQISCLNKIFSKKNEYELMVEKIERFLLVELLCAHTDGIIKEAIREIIDSQGSIPIKKLLGQLQISRDSFEKKFRKQVGTSPKQFSNIVRFRNLFENDHKKTNLTAIGLNAGYYDQSHFIKDFKAITGKKPSSFL; from the coding sequence ATGGGAAAGAAAAATATAGCTTTTTTTGAACAAGAGCACTTTAATAAAATAAAGGAATATAGATTTACTCCAGACCCATTTCTTCAAGAATATGTCAAAGAGTTTATGATAGTGGAAACTCCTGATTTAGTAAATTTAGAAACGCTTCCCAGCACATCAGTATCATTGAACTATATTTTGAATGGTGCAGTCACATTGAAGCAAAAAAATCAGGAGGTGATCGATTTACCCAAAGCTTTCGCTTTTGGGATCGCCCGCACTTCACTCCATTTTGAATTCTCAAAGTGCACCACTTTATTTGTCATTATCTTTAATCCCGGGATGGCATCCGCATTGATTAATACCCCCATAAATGAGTTTTTTGAGACATTTATACCATTTGATAATTTTTTTAACCGGCATCAAATTTCCTGCTTAAATAAAATTTTCTCTAAAAAAAATGAATACGAACTGATGGTCGAAAAAATAGAAAGGTTTCTGCTTGTGGAATTATTGTGTGCCCATACGGATGGCATTATTAAAGAAGCGATCCGTGAAATTATTGACTCCCAAGGTTCTATTCCGATCAAAAAACTATTAGGTCAACTGCAGATTAGTAGAGACTCATTTGAAAAAAAATTCAGAAAACAAGTTGGCACTTCACCAAAACAGTTTTCAAACATTGTGAGATTTAGAAATTTATTCGAAAATGATCACAAGAAAACGAATTTAACTGCAATCGGGTTAAATGCAGGATACTATGACCAGTCTCACTTTATAAAAGATTTTAAAGCCATTACGGGCAAAAAACCATCATCTTTTTTATAA
- a CDS encoding formylglycine-generating enzyme family protein, producing the protein MKSIFLEQMVEIPSGQIALRDDRTKEKWTVNIKPFLLLKFPVTQELYVEVTHTNPSTYIGNSLPVETVTFKDAVIFCNKLSSLNKLEPYYKINAENEEITYDETAAGFRLPTEAEWEYACKAGTTGVRYGKLESIAWYKDNSEHKTQNVGQKAPNPWGLYDMLGNVWEWCSDLYDTEVYGSYRIFRGGGFCDTERSVMATTRRRSHPSKFKIDDLGFRIAKNS; encoded by the coding sequence ATGAAATCAATTTTTTTGGAACAGATGGTGGAGATACCAAGTGGACAGATTGCGTTACGCGATGACAGAACAAAAGAGAAGTGGACGGTAAACATTAAACCATTTCTGCTTCTCAAATTTCCTGTAACGCAGGAACTGTATGTTGAAGTCACCCATACTAACCCAAGTACTTATATCGGAAATTCCCTTCCTGTTGAAACCGTAACATTCAAAGACGCTGTGATTTTTTGCAACAAGCTCTCTTCTCTAAACAAATTAGAACCATATTATAAAATTAACGCTGAAAATGAAGAAATAACCTATGATGAAACAGCAGCCGGATTTCGCTTACCAACAGAAGCAGAATGGGAGTATGCCTGTAAAGCAGGAACAACTGGAGTTCGATATGGCAAATTAGAATCAATTGCATGGTATAAGGACAATTCAGAGCATAAAACTCAAAATGTAGGACAAAAGGCCCCAAACCCCTGGGGACTTTACGATATGTTGGGCAATGTATGGGAATGGTGCTCCGATCTATACGATACCGAGGTATATGGGTCCTACCGTATTTTCCGCGGTGGCGGTTTTTGTGACACAGAAAGGAGCGTAATGGCAACAACACGCAGAAGAAGTCATCCGTCAAAATTTAAAATTGACGACCTAGGATTTAGAATTGCGAAAAATAGTTAG
- a CDS encoding thiol-activated cytolysin family protein, translating into MMKYLPLHILFSFIGMILSIFVFAQNEKSTVITAKSPDQLYLGAVLQESLINAKTHDVLDVIQDDIVVSFGGIKLKSKIIKSEKAAFYNVIEEAQQIANSVPHSENSFSFSIKDLKSYGDVAHYFGQKIDVADWFSVSDPDEKPQTLLAVNMERVAFTAEMDLPAEGKFKTNNALLDRYNSNELIYVNTLSFGRRAIVLVESNLDASQVKNALSAILTRKELSNQEKGVLANCTFRVALLGSQDVIDVDSSRMLEEVLDYIDAKKDFSSPGLPISFGAAYLRNNQIFSNTY; encoded by the coding sequence ATGATGAAATACCTTCCATTACATATTTTATTTTCCTTCATTGGAATGATATTATCAATTTTTGTATTTGCCCAAAATGAGAAATCAACTGTAATTACTGCAAAATCTCCTGATCAACTTTATTTGGGAGCGGTGCTGCAAGAAAGTTTAATAAATGCTAAAACTCACGATGTGTTGGATGTCATACAGGATGATATTGTTGTCAGTTTTGGAGGGATTAAGTTAAAGAGTAAAATCATCAAATCTGAAAAAGCAGCCTTTTATAATGTAATTGAGGAAGCACAGCAGATTGCAAATAGCGTTCCTCATAGTGAAAACAGCTTCTCCTTTAGTATCAAAGACTTGAAGAGCTATGGAGATGTTGCGCATTACTTCGGTCAGAAGATTGATGTAGCGGATTGGTTTTCAGTTTCTGATCCTGATGAAAAACCACAAACATTACTCGCTGTAAATATGGAGCGTGTGGCTTTTACTGCTGAAATGGATCTACCTGCCGAAGGTAAATTTAAAACTAATAATGCACTGCTTGACCGCTATAATAGCAATGAGCTTATTTATGTGAATACCCTTTCTTTTGGTCGCAGGGCGATTGTTCTTGTTGAATCCAATTTAGATGCATCTCAAGTGAAAAATGCCCTATCTGCTATTTTGACAAGGAAGGAACTGTCAAATCAGGAAAAAGGTGTTTTGGCCAATTGCACCTTCCGGGTAGCGTTGCTCGGTAGCCAAGATGTAATTGATGTTGACTCTAGTAGGATGTTAGAAGAGGTTCTAGATTATATCGACGCTAAAAAAGACTTTAGTAGTCCTGGACTTCCGATCTCCTTTGGTGCTGCTTACCTCAGAAACAATCAAATTTTTTCTAATACATACTAA
- a CDS encoding PLP-dependent aminotransferase family protein: MSLILGEENIPLIEDDSLGELNFKTSRSLPAKAFDTYNNVMYCSSFSKTLAPGFRIGWVSAGKNQSQLEKLKFGSNISTNPVLQDAIGRYLESGHYDSHIRKLGIELQGQMMKYLSAIATYFPKEIRLSVPQGGLSIWIELPENRDAFVLQQEALSKGIGICPGHIFSTSDFYHHYIRINYCPLWSNKTENAIITIGKLI, encoded by the coding sequence TTGTCACTAATTTTAGGTGAAGAGAATATTCCATTAATCGAAGATGATTCATTGGGAGAATTAAATTTTAAGACTTCAAGATCATTACCTGCAAAAGCATTTGATACCTACAATAATGTGATGTATTGCTCTTCGTTTTCTAAAACTTTAGCTCCAGGATTTAGAATCGGTTGGGTTTCTGCTGGAAAAAATCAGTCACAATTGGAAAAATTAAAATTCGGTTCTAATATATCTACAAATCCCGTACTACAGGATGCAATAGGAAGATATTTGGAGAGTGGGCATTACGACAGTCATATCAGGAAATTAGGAATCGAACTGCAGGGGCAGATGATGAAATATCTAAGTGCTATAGCAACCTACTTTCCGAAAGAGATTCGGCTATCTGTGCCCCAAGGTGGCTTGAGTATATGGATCGAACTTCCTGAAAATAGAGATGCATTTGTATTGCAACAGGAGGCTTTAAGTAAGGGAATTGGGATATGTCCCGGACATATCTTTTCAACCTCAGATTTTTATCACCATTATATCAGGATAAATTACTGTCCGTTGTGGAGCAATAAAACTGAAAATGCAATAATCACCATTGGAAAATTAATTTAA
- a CDS encoding GntR family transcriptional regulator has product MAGKSFLYEQVARKIEDSISKLNLKGGDKIPSVRTLSKEMAVSMNTVF; this is encoded by the coding sequence ATGGCAGGTAAAAGCTTTTTATACGAACAGGTTGCCCGTAAGATAGAGGATTCAATTTCTAAACTAAATTTGAAAGGTGGTGATAAAATACCTTCTGTCAGGACTTTGAGTAAGGAAATGGCTGTGAGCATGAACACTGTTTTTTAG
- a CDS encoding zinc-dependent alcohol dehydrogenase family protein codes for MSQEQNKMKAWQLHAFGLENLTLDTVAIPTPGENDVLIKVGAVSLNFRDKAIVDGIYEAEMIPKPLIPVSDAVGTIVKVGAKVTRFKVGERVTPHLYSKWIDGAPAPNESDFCFGAPLPGGLAEYMIIHEESAVLAPETLNDEEASTLPIAALTAWYSLVTYGNLQPGETVVIQGTGGVSIFGIQIAHALGARVIVTTSSDEKGQRARELGADEIINYVKTPDWAKEVQRLTNGKGADQLLEVVGGEGLNDSVEATKVTGQIAVIGFLAGQSTHLDLMRVIFKQTKIQGIAVGNRTAFEEMNKAFDRYTIKPVIDTVYSFEQAVEAYKHLGRGAFGKIVIKIS; via the coding sequence ATGTCTCAAGAACAAAATAAAATGAAAGCTTGGCAATTACATGCCTTCGGTTTGGAGAACCTCACTTTAGATACAGTTGCTATTCCAACACCTGGAGAAAACGATGTACTGATTAAAGTTGGTGCTGTATCGCTTAATTTTCGGGACAAAGCCATAGTAGATGGAATCTACGAAGCGGAAATGATCCCAAAACCCCTTATTCCTGTATCGGATGCAGTGGGAACAATTGTGAAAGTTGGCGCCAAAGTAACCCGATTTAAAGTCGGAGAAAGAGTTACCCCCCATCTTTATTCAAAATGGATTGATGGTGCCCCCGCTCCCAATGAATCTGACTTTTGCTTTGGTGCACCTTTGCCTGGAGGGCTTGCTGAATATATGATTATTCATGAAGAATCAGCAGTTTTGGCGCCTGAAACATTAAATGATGAAGAAGCTTCAACACTTCCAATTGCTGCTTTGACAGCCTGGTATTCGTTGGTTACTTATGGGAATCTTCAACCTGGAGAAACTGTTGTGATCCAGGGAACAGGTGGAGTCTCTATTTTTGGAATACAGATCGCTCACGCTTTAGGTGCGCGAGTTATTGTGACAACAAGCAGTGATGAAAAAGGACAAAGGGCAAGAGAATTGGGTGCTGACGAGATTATCAACTACGTAAAAACTCCCGATTGGGCAAAAGAAGTGCAAAGATTGACCAACGGTAAAGGTGCGGATCAATTATTGGAAGTGGTCGGTGGAGAGGGCCTCAACGACTCTGTTGAAGCAACTAAAGTTACCGGACAGATTGCTGTTATAGGTTTCCTTGCAGGGCAATCTACCCATCTTGATTTGATGCGTGTCATTTTTAAACAAACAAAAATTCAGGGAATAGCAGTCGGTAACAGAACAGCTTTCGAAGAAATGAACAAAGCTTTTGACAGATATACGATCAAACCCGTTATTGATACCGTATATTCTTTTGAACAAGCTGTCGAAGCTTATAAACATTTGGGACGTGGTGCCTTCGGTAAAATTGTCATTAAAATCAGCTAA
- a CDS encoding carbon starvation protein A, which produces MMDLNNMNALTLVFVSLLIFAIAYRFYGIFISKKVLRLNDTIPTPAVEFADGHDYVKTDRKVLFGHHFAAIAAAGPLVGPVLAAQFGYLPGTLWILIGCVLGGGVHDMVVLFASVRHKGQSLATIASKEIGPVVGGIAGIAVLFILILTLAGLSLACISAMHEAPWSLFTIILTMPIAIFMGLLMRYRPGSVTLASVLGGILLLVGIIGGHRLMEIPFVHDLFDWDVKTISIAIAVYGFFASVLPIWFLLVPRDYLSTYLKIGTILMLAVGVIFVHPTLQMPALTSFIHGGGPVIGGPVLPFIFIVIACGAISGFHAIIATGTTPKMLGKEREILFVGYGAMLVEGFVALMALIAACTLMPGDYFAINTPVDDYAQFLKLHPQLHTVDLPHFIDRIGVDLHGRTGGAVSLAVGMAHIFDKVPFMDDIMAYWYNFAIMFEAVFILTAIDAGTRVGRFFLQEMLGSVIPAFKDKDWKPGVWLCSALFTISWGYLVYTGNVSSIWPLFGISNQLLAACGLIVCTTMLLRMNRGKYALCTALPGVFMAIITFWAGYLQIVDIYLPKGQMLLASLAILAMLLMFLVFIGTFRKWYLLWRTDSRIVDQNGEMVKAVVER; this is translated from the coding sequence ATGATGGACTTGAACAATATGAATGCCTTAACGCTGGTTTTTGTTTCGCTTTTGATCTTTGCAATCGCATATCGTTTTTATGGGATTTTTATTTCCAAAAAGGTCTTAAGGCTTAACGATACCATACCAACACCGGCAGTTGAGTTTGCTGATGGGCACGATTATGTGAAGACTGACCGTAAGGTATTGTTTGGTCATCACTTTGCAGCTATTGCTGCTGCAGGTCCACTTGTTGGACCTGTACTGGCGGCACAATTTGGATATCTTCCCGGTACTTTGTGGATTTTAATCGGCTGTGTATTGGGTGGTGGGGTGCACGATATGGTTGTTTTATTTGCATCGGTGCGGCATAAGGGACAAAGTTTGGCGACGATTGCGTCAAAAGAAATAGGACCTGTTGTAGGTGGAATTGCAGGAATCGCCGTTTTATTTATCCTTATCCTCACCCTTGCAGGTTTATCTTTGGCTTGCATAAGTGCTATGCATGAAGCTCCTTGGTCTTTGTTTACGATCATACTCACAATGCCCATCGCTATATTTATGGGGTTACTGATGCGTTATCGACCTGGGTCTGTGACACTCGCGAGTGTACTGGGTGGTATTTTACTGCTCGTGGGTATTATTGGGGGCCACCGGCTTATGGAAATTCCGTTCGTCCATGATCTGTTTGATTGGGATGTAAAAACGATTTCAATCGCAATCGCGGTGTATGGTTTTTTCGCCTCCGTACTCCCCATTTGGTTTCTTTTAGTGCCCCGTGATTATCTTTCTACTTACCTCAAGATTGGAACGATATTGATGCTTGCTGTTGGGGTTATATTTGTTCATCCAACGCTTCAGATGCCGGCATTGACGAGTTTTATCCATGGTGGCGGACCCGTTATTGGTGGTCCGGTACTTCCTTTTATTTTTATAGTCATTGCTTGTGGTGCTATCTCTGGTTTCCATGCGATCATTGCAACGGGTACTACTCCTAAAATGTTAGGAAAAGAACGAGAAATACTTTTTGTCGGTTACGGCGCCATGCTTGTTGAAGGGTTTGTGGCACTGATGGCTTTGATTGCGGCTTGTACCTTAATGCCAGGCGATTATTTTGCGATTAATACACCTGTAGACGATTACGCACAATTTTTGAAACTTCACCCGCAACTTCATACGGTAGATCTACCTCATTTTATAGATAGGATAGGAGTGGATCTGCATGGACGTACTGGTGGTGCAGTTTCTTTGGCTGTGGGGATGGCTCATATTTTTGATAAGGTACCTTTTATGGATGATATTATGGCTTATTGGTATAATTTTGCCATCATGTTCGAAGCGGTATTCATCTTGACAGCAATTGATGCAGGTACCCGCGTGGGGCGCTTCTTTTTACAGGAAATGTTAGGTTCCGTAATTCCTGCATTTAAAGATAAAGATTGGAAACCAGGTGTTTGGTTGTGCAGTGCTCTTTTTACGATTTCGTGGGGATACTTAGTGTATACAGGGAATGTCAGTAGTATCTGGCCATTATTTGGAATCAGTAATCAGCTATTGGCAGCCTGTGGATTGATTGTCTGTACGACCATGCTGCTCCGAATGAACAGGGGTAAATATGCTTTATGTACTGCTCTACCGGGAGTATTCATGGCTATTATTACTTTTTGGGCTGGTTACTTGCAGATCGTGGATATTTATCTACCGAAAGGACAGATGCTTTTGGCTTCATTAGCCATTTTGGCTATGCTGTTAATGTTTCTCGTATTTATAGGGACTTTTAGAAAGTGGTACCTTTTATGGCGAACAGATAGTCGCATTGTCGATCAAAACGGAGAAATGGTAAAGGCTGTCGTAGAACGGTAA
- a CDS encoding FAD-dependent oxidoreductase has product MRYIWFLLIFLLDVQHGFTQSNEKNVDVLIYGGTPAALTAALQVKQAGKSVIVLSPDKHLGGLSSGGLGFTDTGNKAVIGGLAKRFYQDVFDHYSQQSSWRWQTRSSFGNKGQGTVAMDSAHQTMWIFEPHVAERIFESWIKENQITVIREVYLDRRAEGIQMQNGKIKSIKTLDGTVYKGSIFIDATYEGDLMALAKVSYTIGRESNQQYGEQWNGVQAGIFHHRHHFSSPISPYKIVGKPSSGLLYGISDQVPGPNGSADHKLQAYCFRMCLSNSENNRVAFEKPARYKAENYELLKRLYENGWDETFQKFDLVPNHKTDANNHGPFSTDFIGMNYNYPEASYEERKAIVQQHKDYQMGLYYFMTNDPSVPKAVQDKMATWGLAKDEFADNGNWPYQLYIREARRMIGQYVTIEQNILGARSVSDPIGMGSYTLDSHNVQRYITKEGTVQNEGDIGVHVPKPYAISFGSILPKKDECTNLLVPVCVSSSHIAFGSIRMEPVFMVLGQSAGWAAVLALNHDGVVQNVDYELLKKHLLSSGQILAGNEN; this is encoded by the coding sequence ATGCGATATATATGGTTTTTACTGATTTTTTTATTAGATGTGCAACATGGGTTTACACAGTCTAATGAGAAAAACGTAGATGTATTGATCTACGGAGGGACTCCCGCTGCGCTCACCGCAGCATTACAAGTTAAACAAGCTGGTAAGTCTGTTATTGTGCTATCACCAGATAAGCATCTGGGTGGTTTAAGCTCAGGTGGTTTGGGTTTTACAGATACTGGGAATAAAGCTGTTATAGGCGGTTTGGCTAAAAGATTTTACCAAGATGTATTTGATCATTATTCCCAGCAATCGAGTTGGCGATGGCAGACCAGATCATCTTTCGGTAATAAAGGACAGGGCACTGTTGCCATGGATAGCGCACATCAGACGATGTGGATTTTTGAACCTCATGTCGCTGAACGTATTTTCGAATCTTGGATAAAGGAAAATCAGATTACCGTAATACGGGAAGTCTATTTGGATAGACGGGCCGAGGGTATCCAGATGCAAAATGGAAAAATAAAATCCATTAAGACGCTAGATGGTACCGTTTATAAAGGCTCGATTTTTATCGATGCGACCTATGAAGGTGATCTCATGGCATTGGCAAAGGTGAGCTATACGATAGGTCGTGAATCTAATCAACAGTATGGTGAACAGTGGAATGGTGTACAGGCTGGTATTTTCCACCATCGTCATCACTTTTCTAGTCCGATAAGTCCTTATAAGATAGTAGGTAAGCCAAGTAGCGGACTGCTCTATGGTATTTCTGATCAGGTACCAGGGCCTAATGGAAGTGCCGATCACAAATTGCAAGCTTATTGTTTCCGCATGTGTCTGAGTAATAGTGAAAACAATAGGGTAGCTTTCGAGAAACCGGCACGCTATAAGGCCGAAAATTATGAATTGCTCAAGCGTCTCTATGAAAATGGTTGGGATGAGACATTCCAAAAGTTTGATTTGGTACCAAACCATAAGACCGATGCGAATAACCATGGACCGTTCAGTACTGATTTTATAGGAATGAACTATAACTATCCCGAAGCAAGTTATGAGGAACGGAAAGCTATCGTACAGCAGCATAAAGATTATCAAATGGGATTATATTATTTTATGACAAATGATCCATCGGTACCGAAGGCTGTTCAGGATAAAATGGCTACGTGGGGATTGGCGAAAGATGAGTTTGCTGATAATGGGAATTGGCCTTACCAATTGTACATCCGTGAAGCTAGACGCATGATTGGTCAGTATGTTACCATTGAACAGAATATTTTGGGAGCACGGTCGGTTTCCGATCCGATCGGTATGGGTTCATATACTTTAGATTCGCACAACGTGCAGCGGTATATTACCAAAGAGGGCACTGTACAAAATGAAGGTGATATCGGCGTGCACGTTCCGAAGCCTTATGCTATTTCTTTTGGATCAATATTACCCAAAAAGGATGAATGCACGAACCTATTAGTGCCCGTTTGTGTATCAAGTTCGCACATAGCTTTTGGTTCCATTCGCATGGAACCTGTATTTATGGTTCTGGGTCAGAGTGCTGGCTGGGCGGCCGTTTTAGCGCTTAACCATGATGGTGTTGTGCAAAATGTAGATTACGAACTCTTGAAAAAACACTTGTTGTCTTCTGGCCAGATTTTGGCAGGAAATGAAAATTAA
- a CDS encoding FAD-dependent oxidoreductase — MMNRFLIIVATLGALLQMAYGQVNKQVDLCIYGATSAGVAAAYTASHAGKSVLLIDPGTRIGGLSSGGLGQTDIGNKYVVTGMALDFYRKIGKYYNGFEQWIFEPKVAETIFKNYLSNSTTEQMLGYRLVQVKTDNRLIKSIVVTPSESNGKQQIVVSAKMYMDCTYEGDLLAKAGVSYHVGRESNATYGETINGVQLLDGHQFPDGVDPYKVKGNPASGLLWGINDESVKVNGTGDKKVQAYNYRIALTNIPQNRITITQPDHYDPAKYELLKRQKEIQPWKSIQDVFIWSLMPNGKTDINNRNGFSTDMIGMNWDYPEADYFKRKEIIKAHEDYTKGLLYFVANDPSVPVAIRDEFKKWGYPRDEYVDNGHWSPQLYVREARRMISDVVMTEHHCQGNETVNDGVGFAAYTMDSHNCDRVVVNGMVKNEGNVEVGGFSPFPISYRSIVPKKEEINNLLVPVCLSASHIAFGSIRMEPVFMVLAQSAAVAACLAIDQKLSVQDVDVNRIRQVLQTNAKADGRQADYIIQVENTDQVELRGKWIKSAKKGYGMSYQEAHSDPAATARFSPGKDFVAGKYKLYSYFPKTAESAASGLFKVFTGKQFVEKNINFKEVNIQGQTTSTWVEVGEYTFESGSKKPYVEIRSNAQGVLAANALIWVPISDQN, encoded by the coding sequence ATGATGAACAGATTTTTAATAATTGTAGCTACTTTGGGCGCTCTCCTACAAATGGCTTATGGGCAGGTGAATAAACAAGTGGACCTATGCATCTATGGGGCAACTTCTGCTGGCGTTGCCGCGGCATATACCGCTTCGCATGCGGGTAAATCGGTCCTTTTGATCGATCCAGGTACGCGAATCGGGGGGCTCAGCTCGGGTGGTTTGGGGCAAACAGATATCGGTAATAAATATGTAGTAACGGGGATGGCGTTGGATTTTTATCGTAAAATAGGTAAATATTACAACGGTTTTGAACAGTGGATATTTGAGCCAAAAGTGGCGGAAACTATCTTTAAGAATTATCTGAGTAATTCGACTACCGAGCAGATGCTAGGATATAGACTGGTACAAGTGAAGACAGACAATAGATTGATTAAATCAATAGTTGTGACACCTAGTGAAAGTAATGGTAAGCAACAGATTGTTGTCAGTGCCAAGATGTATATGGACTGTACTTATGAGGGCGACCTGTTGGCCAAGGCAGGAGTTTCGTATCATGTAGGACGGGAATCAAATGCGACGTATGGAGAGACTATAAATGGGGTGCAATTGTTGGATGGACACCAGTTTCCGGATGGAGTAGACCCGTATAAGGTTAAAGGGAACCCTGCAAGTGGTCTTCTTTGGGGAATAAACGATGAAAGTGTAAAGGTAAATGGTACAGGGGACAAGAAGGTTCAAGCTTATAATTATAGAATTGCACTAACCAATATCCCCCAGAATAGAATTACGATTACTCAGCCTGATCATTATGATCCGGCTAAGTATGAGCTCTTAAAAAGGCAAAAAGAGATTCAACCCTGGAAAAGTATTCAAGATGTCTTTATCTGGAGTCTAATGCCCAATGGTAAGACCGATATTAACAATAGAAATGGCTTTTCAACAGATATGATCGGGATGAACTGGGATTACCCTGAAGCTGATTATTTCAAAAGAAAGGAGATTATCAAAGCGCATGAAGATTACACGAAGGGATTACTATATTTTGTTGCAAATGACCCTTCTGTACCCGTGGCTATTCGGGATGAATTTAAAAAATGGGGATACCCCCGGGACGAATATGTAGATAATGGACATTGGTCGCCACAATTGTATGTGCGTGAAGCCCGTAGGATGATTAGTGATGTCGTCATGACCGAACATCATTGTCAGGGAAATGAGACAGTAAACGATGGGGTCGGTTTTGCTGCTTACACCATGGACTCGCACAATTGTGACCGCGTAGTTGTAAACGGAATGGTTAAAAATGAAGGTAATGTTGAAGTCGGAGGGTTTTCACCATTTCCAATTTCATACAGATCTATTGTCCCTAAAAAGGAAGAGATCAATAACTTATTGGTACCTGTGTGCCTTTCTGCGAGTCACATTGCCTTCGGATCGATTCGCATGGAGCCTGTATTTATGGTATTGGCACAATCAGCAGCTGTGGCTGCATGCCTTGCCATAGACCAGAAGCTATCGGTTCAGGATGTCGATGTCAATCGAATCCGTCAAGTCTTGCAGACTAACGCTAAAGCCGATGGTCGTCAAGCTGATTATATTATTCAAGTGGAAAACACTGATCAGGTGGAATTGCGTGGCAAATGGATTAAATCTGCGAAAAAAGGATATGGTATGAGCTATCAAGAAGCACATAGCGATCCCGCTGCAACTGCTCGATTTTCACCTGGGAAAGATTTTGTCGCTGGTAAGTATAAGTTGTATAGCTATTTTCCGAAAACGGCTGAAAGTGCCGCATCTGGTTTATTCAAGGTATTCACAGGTAAGCAATTTGTTGAAAAAAATATTAATTTTAAGGAGGTCAATATTCAAGGACAGACGACCAGTACATGGGTAGAAGTGGGCGAATATACGTTTGAGAGTGGCTCTAAAAAACCTTATGTAGAGATTCGTTCTAATGCTCAGGGTGTATTGGCAGCTAATGCTTTGATATGGGTACCTATTTCTGACCAAAACTAG